From the Rhodothermales bacterium genome, the window CCTCGGCGGGCACGCGCAGCGCGGCGGGCCGCACGCCGTCGAACCGCTCGGTGAGGGCGGCGAGCGCGGCGTCCCCGTCGCGCCGAACCTCCTCGATGATGCGGCGCGCCGCGTCCTCCACGCTCGCGTCGAACGACGCGCCGCGATCGAGGACGGCGCGCAGCCGCTCGGCGCGCTCGGCGTACGGGATGACGGGAATCAGGCGGGTGGCGACGGGCATGGAACGCGAGGGCTGGCGGGAGCCAGCAAAAATAGACTTCCCGCCGCGCCGCCGGTGTCGATACGGCGTGAAAGCGCAAGGCGAGCGAGCGCCAGTTCCCGTTCGCCGCCCGACGGTGAACCATCGGGCTCACGAGCGGAAGGAACGATTCCCGAAGGACGCTGAAGCGCCCTGTGATCGGCTGAAGGATGGTCGCTCTGTTGAGAAGTTTTCCTCTGTGTCATCCTGAGCTTGTCGAAGAACCCGAAGGCTCGGCGAAGCCCATCTTTCCTCGGCACCGCGTTGCTCCCCAGAGATCCTTCGCAAGCTCAGGATGACACGTCCGGGGAGAATGCGCTCGCCCTGCCGGCGGTGATGCGGCGACGGAGCAGGCGCTCGCCCACCGCTGTTCACCAAAAAAGCCCGCCGCTCTCGGAGAACGGCGGGCTCGAAGGCGCGAGGCGGAGGGCTCAGCCCTCGTCGTCGTCGTAGCTCATCTCGACTTCGGGGAGGTCGCGGAAGTCGTAGTCCGGGAGGTGGTTCTCGCGGATGTACCCGATGGCCTCGTGGAGCGCGGCGGCGAACTTGCCGAAGTCCTCTTTATAGAGGAAGACCTTGTGCTTCTCGTACCGTCCTTCGTCGACGCGCTTACTCTCGGTGATCGTGATGAAGAAGTCCTCGCCGGAGCGGGTCGTCTTTACGTCGAAGAAGTAGGTCCGGCGCCCGGCCGGCACCCGCTTGGAGTAGATCTCGTCGCGGCTGTCGCGCCCGGTGTCGTCGTAATCGGCCATGCCTGTGCGTGTGCTTCGTCCCTGAAACGGAGGCACGGCGCGTGGAGCGATCCCCCGGCGGCGCGTGCAGGGGGGAATATGCGGATCGCTGCGGACAAAAACAACCGTGCCCAGACCAAGTGCGCCCAGCCCAGCCCTCGCCTTTCCAACCCGTTACGGCTGCCGAATCGCGGCCGGCGGCAGCGAGGCGAGCGCGACGGGGTGCAGGATGGGCTGGCGCAGGTGGAGCCGGAGCCGCTCCGCCCACGCCCGGTCGATGCCTTCGAGCCGGACGGCGAGGGCGATGGCCTCGGCCGTGCGGCCCTGCGCGAGCTGGCAGTAGCCGAGGAGGTACAGCGCCGGGGCGAAGCGGTGATCGCGGCGGAGCACGGCCCGCAGCGCGTGCTCGGCCTCGGCGTAGCGGAGGTCGGCGGCGTAGATGCGGGCGAGGCCGAGCGCGGCGAGCGTCGCGTACGGCGTGCCCTCCGCCATCCGCGCGAACAACACCTCGGCCGCCTCGAAGTCGCCCTGCCGGAAGTAGTGGTGGCCGAGGGCGTAGGCGGCGGGGAAGTAGTCAGCGTCGGCGTGGAGCGCGAGGCGGTAGGCGGCGAGCGCACGCGGCGCATCGCCGACCTGGTCGAGCGTGGCGCCGAGGAGGAACTGGAGCGCGGGATCGCGCGGCGCCTCCCCCGCGATGAGTTGCAGTGCCTGAACGTGGCGATCGCGCTCGCCGCTCCGCCACCCCGTCGGCTGCGTGAGCGAGGTGGCGAGTTCGAGCACGCGGGCGTGGCCGTGGGCTCCGGCGCGGGCGTGGACGGCGAGGACCTCGCGGAGCCCGTACGGCTTCGCGTGCAGGCGTTGCTGCGCGAGCGCCGGCCGGAGATCGGTCGTGAGGCAGACGTCTTCGACGAGGAAATCGGTCCCAGAGGACGCCGTGCGACCCGACGTGAC encodes:
- a CDS encoding DUF3276 family protein, with protein sequence MADYDDTGRDSRDEIYSKRVPAGRRTYFFDVKTTRSGEDFFITITESKRVDEGRYEKHKVFLYKEDFGKFAAALHEAIGYIRENHLPDYDFRDLPEVEMSYDDDEG